The Leptospira brenneri genome includes a window with the following:
- a CDS encoding RluA family pseudouridine synthase: MLKQKTNTRFLPKGLSILYEDRDILVVDKPHGLLTIATESEKSKTAYAALMDYVKKGSERSKNRIFIVHRLDRETSGILVFAKTETAKQTLQESWEKTKKIYLTVSHGVWKEKSGTIQSYLVESKAHRVYSTDEPELGKLSKTKFKVLKETNFYSLLEIELLTGRKNQIRVHLSDKKHPIVGDTKYGNDARTYPRMALHSFSIQLTHPFSKKLLTFETKIPSFISGLVGGYERISNET; encoded by the coding sequence ATGTTAAAACAAAAAACCAATACCCGATTTTTACCCAAGGGTCTCAGTATTTTATATGAAGATCGGGACATCCTCGTCGTCGACAAACCTCACGGACTCCTTACAATCGCAACTGAATCGGAAAAATCAAAAACGGCTTATGCGGCTCTGATGGATTATGTGAAAAAAGGAAGTGAAAGATCAAAAAATAGAATCTTCATTGTCCATCGTTTGGACCGAGAAACATCAGGAATTTTGGTTTTTGCAAAAACAGAAACTGCCAAACAAACCTTACAAGAATCATGGGAGAAAACAAAAAAAATCTATCTTACTGTGAGTCATGGCGTTTGGAAAGAAAAGTCAGGAACCATTCAATCCTATCTTGTGGAATCCAAAGCACATAGGGTGTATTCCACTGACGAACCAGAATTAGGAAAACTCTCTAAAACTAAATTCAAAGTTCTAAAAGAAACCAACTTTTATTCTTTATTAGAAATCGAACTCTTAACTGGTCGAAAGAACCAAATTCGTGTCCATCTCTCTGATAAAAAACATCCCATTGTAGGGGATACAAAATATGGAAACGACGCAAGAACTTACCCTCGCATGGCATTACATTCCTTTTCAATCCAATTGACTCATCCGTTTAGTAAAAAATTACTTACATTTGAAACCAAAATCCCAAGTTTTATTTCGGGGCTTGTTGGCGGTTACGAAAGGATCTCAAATGAAACATAA
- a CDS encoding HAD family hydrolase encodes MKHKGFIFDMDGVVVDNHSFHFKAWMEFSKKYNFPLNSEIYRDTFNGKTNSDLFRMIFGDISDKECKLYGDEKESWYQSLYQKEMKPHTGLVDYLKHLKEQKVKIALGTSAPTMNVNFTLDNLSLRHFFDVIIDGSQVSQGKPHPQVYQLCAKELGLDPKDCVVFEDSLAGLESGKSAGCSIIGVATSHTESELKSHVEQIIYDFTNPIVLEL; translated from the coding sequence ATGAAACATAAAGGATTTATCTTTGATATGGATGGGGTTGTGGTTGATAACCATTCCTTTCATTTTAAAGCATGGATGGAATTTTCTAAAAAATATAATTTTCCATTAAATTCCGAAATCTATCGAGATACATTTAACGGCAAAACCAACTCTGATCTCTTTCGTATGATCTTTGGAGATATTTCTGACAAAGAATGCAAACTGTATGGGGATGAAAAAGAAAGTTGGTATCAGTCTCTATACCAAAAAGAAATGAAACCACATACTGGACTGGTGGATTATTTAAAGCACTTAAAAGAACAAAAAGTTAAAATTGCATTAGGAACTTCTGCTCCTACAATGAATGTAAATTTTACTTTGGATAATTTATCCTTAAGGCATTTTTTTGATGTAATCATCGATGGCTCTCAAGTGAGTCAAGGCAAACCTCATCCACAAGTGTACCAACTCTGTGCCAAAGAATTGGGGCTAGACCCGAAAGATTGTGTAGTGTTTGAAGATTCCCTTGCTGGTTTAGAATCAGGAAAGTCTGCAGGATGTTCCATCATTGGAGTGGCCACATCACATACAGAATCAGAACTAAAAAGTCACGTAGAACAAATCATTTATGACTTCACAAACCCAATTGTTTTAGAGTTATAA
- a CDS encoding response regulator, with protein sequence MINLLAVDDEMINLMIIDESLSDKGFTVVKAKDGEEAYQILSSDTFAFHAIILDRLMPKMDGIELLKKIKRSEKYKDIPVIFQTAMSSVTDMTEGLDAGAFYYLTKPYSRTLLVRIVQTAVEHFIKLQRAKEDLHKGMGALRHMLTGEFRIRSIRESHELAPLLANACPDPERVLTGIMEILNNAIEHGNLGISYQEKSELHDNDKLMEEIFRRLETPEFRDKFVKVTFEKNEQHVEIRVSDQGKGFDWQRYLSVEAMTKNAFKTHGRGIFMARKLSFDDLSYTDEGRTAVIRIDLSNKKGNLLTDFQE encoded by the coding sequence ATGATTAACCTACTAGCAGTGGATGATGAGATGATCAATTTAATGATCATTGATGAATCTTTGTCAGATAAAGGATTTACTGTTGTCAAAGCAAAAGATGGTGAAGAAGCCTACCAAATTCTTAGTTCAGATACATTTGCTTTTCATGCTATTATTTTGGATCGACTCATGCCAAAAATGGATGGGATCGAACTTTTAAAAAAAATCAAACGATCGGAAAAGTATAAAGACATTCCGGTGATTTTTCAAACGGCAATGAGTTCTGTCACAGATATGACAGAAGGGTTAGATGCCGGAGCCTTTTATTATTTAACAAAACCTTATTCTAGAACATTGCTCGTTCGCATTGTGCAAACAGCGGTGGAACATTTTATCAAACTCCAACGTGCTAAAGAAGATTTACACAAAGGTATGGGTGCTCTTCGGCATATGCTTACGGGTGAGTTTCGCATTCGTTCCATTCGCGAATCACATGAGTTGGCACCACTACTTGCCAATGCTTGTCCTGATCCAGAACGTGTATTAACTGGGATCATGGAAATTTTAAACAATGCCATTGAACATGGAAATTTAGGTATATCTTATCAAGAAAAATCGGAACTTCATGATAATGACAAACTGATGGAAGAAATTTTTAGAAGGTTAGAAACTCCTGAGTTTAGAGATAAATTTGTCAAAGTAACTTTTGAAAAGAATGAACAACATGTAGAGATTCGAGTGAGCGACCAAGGAAAAGGGTTTGATTGGCAAAGGTATTTGTCAGTGGAAGCTATGACAAAAAATGCTTTTAAAACCCATGGTCGAGGAATTTTTATGGCCCGTAAATTGTCCTTTGATGATTTGTCTTACACTGATGAAGGTAGAACGGCCGTCATTCGTATTGATCTTTCAAACAAAAAAGGAAACTTACTCACTGACTTTCAAGAGTAA
- a CDS encoding sensor histidine kinase, whose translation MAPNSSFSRIWQNPSDFPPEVVLRELENLLRSNPDFWLKINRDGIIVDYKSSRFVNIGDKPETLLGKHIDVGLPPYLREITTEALDYLSEKKSQVFWKEYSYGIEPNVRHVEVRFVVLYEGYIMSNHRDITERKRLENAFLESESRFLSMAQNAADSIIIINDEGTIQFFNKTAEKTFGYDQEEVIGKNISIIIPGDYKDRHDVFLKRYKETGMQHIIGVGRELVAQRKSGEKFPCELSVGEFRSKSGKMFTGILRDISLRKQQEEELYQYRNHLEDLVESQTMDLKMSKNIAEEASYMKSLFLANISHELKTPIHAILSYAELGEEKSASVTPEKIKEYFQIIDSSGKRLLGLLENLLDIAKLESGKMRYLFEKNCLKETTKFVINEMRVILEKRGITVVLVDKEERWEAEFDYERIQQVIRNILSNALKFIPNDTNIEISMIRREFIPRKTQSYVNGIGIQIRDFGPGIPPEDLDKIFEKFIQSKQVKAGTKGTGLGLSISREIVNDHHGLLYAENHEVKGAIFTMLIPCSREGLK comes from the coding sequence ATGGCACCTAATTCTTCTTTTTCCCGAATTTGGCAAAACCCATCCGACTTCCCTCCCGAAGTTGTTTTGCGGGAATTGGAAAATCTCTTAAGATCCAATCCAGATTTTTGGCTCAAAATCAATCGAGATGGAATCATTGTTGATTATAAGTCTTCAAGGTTTGTGAACATTGGAGATAAACCAGAAACACTTCTCGGAAAACACATTGATGTAGGTTTACCGCCTTACTTACGTGAAATTACAACAGAGGCTTTGGATTATCTTTCTGAGAAAAAAAGCCAGGTGTTTTGGAAAGAGTATTCCTATGGAATTGAACCAAATGTTCGTCATGTGGAAGTGCGTTTTGTGGTTCTCTATGAAGGATATATCATGTCCAATCATCGAGATATCACAGAAAGGAAACGTTTAGAAAATGCGTTTCTCGAAAGTGAATCTAGGTTTCTTTCTATGGCTCAAAATGCCGCCGATTCAATCATCATCATTAACGACGAAGGTACCATTCAATTTTTTAATAAAACGGCAGAAAAAACATTTGGTTACGATCAAGAAGAGGTAATCGGTAAAAACATTTCCATTATCATACCTGGTGATTATAAAGACAGACATGATGTATTTTTAAAAAGGTATAAAGAAACCGGAATGCAACATATCATTGGTGTGGGGAGAGAACTAGTCGCACAACGTAAGTCAGGTGAAAAATTCCCTTGTGAATTATCAGTTGGTGAGTTTAGAAGTAAATCAGGTAAGATGTTTACTGGAATTCTTAGGGACATTAGCCTTCGTAAACAACAAGAAGAAGAACTTTATCAATATAGAAATCATTTAGAAGATTTGGTAGAAAGTCAGACAATGGACTTAAAAATGTCCAAAAATATTGCGGAAGAAGCGTCTTACATGAAATCACTTTTTCTTGCTAATATTTCTCACGAACTCAAAACTCCGATCCATGCGATTCTAAGTTACGCAGAACTCGGAGAAGAAAAATCGGCCTCTGTCACTCCTGAAAAAATTAAAGAATACTTTCAAATCATTGATTCCTCAGGAAAACGACTGTTAGGTCTACTCGAAAATTTATTAGACATTGCCAAACTAGAATCCGGAAAAATGCGATATCTTTTTGAAAAGAACTGCCTGAAAGAAACAACAAAATTTGTGATCAACGAAATGCGTGTGATTTTGGAAAAAAGAGGAATCACAGTTGTTTTAGTAGATAAGGAAGAACGTTGGGAAGCAGAATTTGACTATGAACGGATCCAGCAGGTGATACGAAATATTCTGTCGAACGCATTAAAATTCATCCCAAATGACACTAATATTGAAATTAGTATGATTCGAAGAGAATTTATTCCGAGAAAAACTCAGTCATATGTCAATGGTATCGGAATACAAATTCGTGACTTTGGGCCGGGGATCCCTCCGGAGGATTTGGATAAAATTTTTGAAAAATTCATTCAATCCAAACAAGTAAAAGCAGGTACTAAGGGTACTGGACTTGGTTTGTCCATTTCCAGGGAAATTGTCAATGACCACCACGGACTGTTGTATGCCGAGAACCATGAAGTAAAGGGAGCTATTTTTACGATGTTAATTCCTTGTTCTCGCGAGGGTCTTAAATGA
- a CDS encoding quinone-dependent dihydroorotate dehydrogenase, whose product MFYNHLIKPILFHLDPESAHHLVSGFLSLSEKIPFFHKTLSSLFEYKSERLKQTIQGIQFPNPLGLAAGFDKTTELFPTMIHMGFGFIEVGTITAKGQPGNEKPRLFRYPNHKALINRMGFNNPGADIAESNLKKQPKLGIRGINAGKSKVTELEDAVSDYVYTLKKLVPYGDYAVINISSPNTPGLRSLQTKKSLIDLIQGIQTAFDQKFPIPLYLKFAPDLSEEELMENLKVCLDYKISGVILTNTTLNKEILGEVNPPEGGLSGDPLFEKSLRFVSLAYKTLQGKIPIIGVGGIDSGEKAVRMIEAGANLIQIYTGYIYEGPFLPYQICSYLDKTLKQKGLTHISELVGKGNS is encoded by the coding sequence TTGTTTTATAACCACCTGATCAAACCAATCCTATTTCATTTAGATCCAGAATCGGCACACCATCTGGTCTCTGGTTTCCTTTCCCTTTCGGAAAAGATCCCATTTTTTCACAAAACCCTCTCTTCCCTTTTCGAGTACAAATCCGAAAGATTGAAACAAACCATCCAAGGAATCCAGTTTCCCAATCCTCTCGGTCTTGCCGCAGGTTTTGATAAAACAACAGAACTTTTCCCCACAATGATTCATATGGGATTTGGATTTATCGAAGTCGGAACCATCACTGCCAAAGGACAACCAGGCAATGAGAAACCTAGACTTTTCCGTTATCCCAACCACAAAGCACTCATCAACCGTATGGGATTCAATAACCCAGGAGCTGACATTGCAGAATCCAATTTAAAGAAACAACCAAAGTTGGGAATTCGCGGGATCAACGCCGGAAAATCAAAAGTCACTGAGCTAGAAGATGCTGTGAGTGATTATGTTTATACTTTAAAGAAACTAGTACCTTATGGGGATTATGCCGTCATCAATATCAGTTCTCCGAATACCCCAGGCCTTCGTTCCCTCCAAACCAAAAAAAGTTTAATCGATCTCATCCAAGGAATTCAAACGGCTTTTGATCAGAAGTTTCCCATTCCGTTGTATTTAAAATTTGCTCCCGATTTGTCAGAAGAAGAACTCATGGAAAATCTAAAGGTTTGTTTGGATTATAAAATTAGTGGTGTCATTCTCACAAACACAACACTGAATAAAGAAATTCTTGGCGAAGTAAATCCGCCAGAAGGTGGGCTCTCAGGCGATCCACTGTTTGAAAAGTCTCTTCGATTTGTTTCTCTTGCTTACAAAACACTCCAAGGAAAAATTCCCATCATTGGTGTGGGTGGAATTGATTCTGGAGAAAAGGCAGTTCGTATGATTGAAGCCGGTGCAAATCTAATACAAATCTATACAGGTTATATTTATGAAGGTCCTTTTTTACCTTATCAAATCTGCTCTTATCTCGACAAAACTCTAAAACAAAAAGGGCTCACTCATATTTCAGAACTTGTTGGGAAAGGAAATAGTTAA
- the rlmD gene encoding 23S rRNA (uracil(1939)-C(5))-methyltransferase RlmD has translation MTTASPGTKICTHFGTCGGCNYLDIDYTKELRKKEQNIKELFKSYRHLEFRTIVPSPSPEYYRHKIQLPFGRRNIANKTLLTLGLFNRESTFVLDQTECQIQDPGLTEIALAVKQWARREGLLPYNEKSKRGMMKYLVARKSFSTGEIILGIVTAKEDLPHAKDASKRLHTAIQNRIGKTGKFGKIVGIIQNINTKHTTMALGREEHLLWGRPYIHEHFGKHKFRVGLSTFLQVNPIQTPSLYNLVLDEVEPESRVIDAYSGIGTISFWIAGNCKEVMGIEENPNSHKTALESVKYNKVHNVRFRKGRVAEVLPTLFGKNYDTLVLDPPRTGLGVEVAETILGMGFKKIVYVSCDPVSLREDTNLLARQYFLNSVQPVDMFPRTDHVETVAVFRNKNLT, from the coding sequence ATGACAACCGCAAGTCCTGGAACAAAAATCTGTACTCATTTCGGAACCTGTGGTGGTTGTAATTATTTAGATATTGATTACACCAAAGAACTGCGTAAAAAAGAACAAAATATTAAAGAACTATTCAAAAGTTATCGCCACTTAGAATTTCGAACCATTGTTCCTAGTCCCTCACCCGAATATTACCGTCACAAAATCCAACTCCCTTTTGGAAGACGTAATATTGCCAACAAAACCTTACTTACATTAGGTCTTTTTAACCGGGAATCCACTTTTGTCCTCGACCAAACCGAATGCCAAATCCAAGACCCTGGACTTACAGAAATTGCCCTCGCCGTCAAACAATGGGCTAGGCGAGAAGGACTGCTTCCTTATAACGAAAAATCTAAAAGGGGGATGATGAAATATCTTGTGGCAAGAAAATCATTTTCCACTGGTGAAATCATTTTAGGAATTGTCACTGCCAAAGAAGACCTACCACATGCCAAAGATGCTTCGAAAAGACTCCACACTGCCATCCAAAACCGAATAGGTAAAACAGGAAAGTTTGGAAAAATTGTGGGTATCATCCAAAATATCAATACCAAACATACAACAATGGCACTCGGTCGCGAAGAACATTTGTTATGGGGTAGACCTTACATCCATGAACATTTTGGAAAACATAAATTTCGAGTAGGTCTTTCCACCTTTTTACAAGTAAACCCCATCCAAACTCCAAGTTTGTACAATTTGGTCCTTGATGAAGTGGAACCAGAATCTCGGGTCATCGATGCTTACTCTGGAATTGGAACTATTTCTTTTTGGATCGCGGGAAATTGTAAAGAAGTGATGGGGATCGAAGAAAATCCCAATTCCCACAAAACCGCACTGGAATCAGTCAAATACAACAAAGTACATAATGTACGGTTTCGCAAAGGAAGAGTTGCTGAAGTATTACCCACTCTTTTTGGAAAAAACTATGATACCTTAGTTCTTGATCCTCCGCGCACAGGACTTGGAGTCGAGGTGGCAGAAACCATCCTCGGAATGGGCTTTAAAAAAATCGTTTATGTTTCTTGTGATCCCGTTAGTCTCAGAGAAGATACAAATCTCCTTGCGAGGCAGTATTTTTTAAATTCGGTCCAACCTGTGGATATGTTTCCTAGAACTGATCACGTCGAAACCGTGGCCGTTTTTAGGAATAAAAATCTCACATAA
- a CDS encoding FAD-dependent oxidoreductase, which yields MKSGSYRDYKSYANGETISIDVVVIGSGCGGSTMAYELSKKGIKVALLEQGGNYHTGTFDNHELNMGGKVSAERNFHTTADGGINLVYGNNLGGASVHYWADSYRTPEDRLLLWNRKYGIEHHLPEDLHSYWPELEADLHVTPAGEEYFNPMNRLFRNASQRLGWEGHAVPQARKNCQKSGHCMQGCMFGAKQSQLVTHIPRAVQLGTDVYTDLRAEKLIIRGQKVTGLEAVVIDRRTLRPTKTKITFRAKAVCVSAGGFGSSTFLLKNGFKKQLPALGEFLAINPSPMVHALYEEPIVQWRNIPAAYGVEDFRLARFQNGKYREGGYMLMPNQLQPATLAALVPSFGKDHFHYMKQMENLGGTIGWIDDVDGELGRIEVDLFGKRKIHYPFGKITKQIFSDLTYKQMKLNFEAGAKEVFLAGMKLRKYTKLPKKEEIDTLAWRPAEFPMAAPHPAGGCRMGKSRETSVVNSRHQVHGFQNLFVADSSVFPTGVSVDPSFTIMAFSKKASEFVMDVM from the coding sequence ATGAAATCAGGAAGTTATCGTGATTACAAAAGTTATGCGAATGGCGAAACAATTTCCATTGATGTAGTAGTGATTGGTTCGGGCTGCGGTGGTTCTACCATGGCTTATGAACTTTCCAAAAAAGGAATTAAGGTAGCTCTCCTCGAACAAGGTGGGAATTATCATACCGGAACTTTTGACAATCATGAACTGAATATGGGAGGCAAAGTTTCTGCTGAGAGAAATTTCCATACCACAGCGGATGGTGGAATCAATCTTGTTTACGGAAATAATTTAGGGGGTGCCTCGGTTCACTACTGGGCAGACAGTTACCGCACTCCTGAAGACAGATTGTTATTATGGAATCGGAAATATGGGATTGAACACCACCTTCCTGAAGATTTACATTCTTATTGGCCGGAACTCGAGGCTGACCTTCATGTGACTCCTGCGGGAGAAGAATACTTTAACCCCATGAACCGACTTTTTCGTAACGCATCACAAAGATTAGGTTGGGAAGGTCATGCTGTCCCACAAGCCCGAAAAAACTGCCAGAAGTCGGGACATTGTATGCAAGGTTGTATGTTTGGCGCCAAACAGTCGCAGCTTGTGACTCATATTCCGAGAGCCGTGCAACTAGGAACTGATGTTTATACAGACCTTCGGGCCGAAAAACTAATCATTCGAGGACAAAAGGTGACCGGTCTTGAAGCAGTGGTGATTGATCGAAGGACACTACGACCAACGAAGACCAAAATCACATTTCGAGCCAAAGCAGTTTGTGTTTCTGCAGGAGGATTTGGTAGTTCTACTTTTTTACTTAAGAATGGTTTCAAAAAACAGTTACCAGCTCTTGGTGAGTTCCTTGCGATCAATCCCTCTCCCATGGTACATGCGTTATATGAAGAGCCGATTGTTCAGTGGCGTAATATCCCGGCTGCTTATGGGGTAGAGGATTTCCGATTGGCTAGATTCCAAAATGGAAAATACCGTGAGGGTGGGTATATGTTAATGCCTAACCAATTGCAACCGGCAACTTTAGCCGCTCTTGTTCCAAGTTTTGGAAAAGACCATTTTCATTATATGAAACAAATGGAAAATTTAGGGGGAACCATCGGTTGGATTGATGATGTGGATGGAGAACTAGGAAGGATCGAAGTGGATTTATTTGGAAAAAGAAAAATTCATTATCCTTTTGGAAAGATCACCAAACAAATCTTTAGCGACCTTACTTACAAACAAATGAAGTTGAATTTTGAAGCTGGGGCTAAGGAAGTTTTTCTTGCGGGTATGAAACTTCGTAAATATACAAAACTTCCCAAAAAGGAAGAAATTGATACTCTTGCTTGGAGACCGGCTGAATTCCCAATGGCGGCTCCTCATCCGGCGGGTGGTTGTCGGATGGGAAAATCGAGAGAAACATCCGTGGTGAATTCACGGCACCAAGTGCATGGATTTCAAAATTTGTTTGTCGCTGACTCTTCCGTATTTCCTACGGGAGTGAGTGTGGATCCAAGTTTTACCATTATGGCTTTTAGTAAAAAAGCCTCTGAGTTTGTAATGGATGTTATGTGA
- a CDS encoding nitrilase-related carbon-nitrogen hydrolase, whose protein sequence is MRFPVSFSVFVTITVFTVHCQKQVVPQEEISKYLPSPKVYIQKEGVGKRGSFVGIEPYLNKYSYATEDSFYFVLKGYLQETKEKELLFVDRSIIVLPEYIGTWLVVTGDDKSIFASNTIQEAMEVLVKHNLGSFLWYYLFNTSYSTDTLKETLFRMKAWQMADRYQSVFARLAREYRVSIVAGSIVLPHPKVIEGKITPTDGPLENVSFYFHPDGRVDDQIVRKLFPIIEEKEFLKEGKLEENAIYQTSLGKLYTMVCADSWFPEVYKELKKSEAELLAVPSFVAPIDSWTNKWNGYNGYANPSDVEKKDIGNISEKTAWKKYAMSGRLKDPKVKAGINVFFRGEIWDMAANGDAFLSLGGKPVSNFVKEEKNQGRIYVLFL, encoded by the coding sequence ATGCGTTTTCCCGTTTCTTTTTCTGTTTTTGTAACCATTACAGTTTTTACAGTCCACTGCCAAAAGCAAGTTGTACCACAAGAGGAAATCTCCAAGTACCTTCCAAGTCCAAAGGTTTACATTCAAAAGGAAGGAGTGGGGAAACGCGGAAGTTTTGTAGGGATTGAGCCTTACCTAAACAAGTACAGTTACGCAACAGAAGATAGTTTCTATTTTGTTTTGAAGGGTTACCTCCAAGAAACAAAGGAAAAGGAACTTCTTTTCGTAGATCGAAGTATCATTGTTCTACCTGAATATATTGGAACTTGGCTTGTCGTGACTGGTGATGATAAATCCATTTTTGCATCGAATACAATTCAGGAAGCTATGGAAGTTTTGGTAAAACATAACTTAGGTTCCTTTCTCTGGTATTATTTATTTAACACTTCTTATTCAACAGATACCTTGAAGGAGACACTTTTTCGGATGAAGGCTTGGCAAATGGCAGACAGATACCAATCGGTATTTGCAAGACTGGCCAGGGAGTATCGGGTCTCTATCGTAGCAGGTTCTATTGTACTTCCTCATCCCAAAGTCATTGAAGGAAAAATCACTCCCACAGACGGTCCCTTAGAAAATGTGAGTTTCTATTTTCATCCAGATGGCCGAGTGGACGACCAAATTGTACGCAAACTCTTTCCCATTATTGAAGAGAAAGAATTTTTAAAAGAAGGGAAATTAGAAGAGAACGCAATCTACCAAACCTCACTTGGTAAGTTATACACTATGGTTTGTGCTGATTCTTGGTTTCCAGAAGTTTACAAAGAACTAAAAAAATCAGAGGCTGAACTTTTAGCTGTCCCTTCTTTTGTGGCACCAATTGATTCTTGGACTAATAAATGGAATGGTTACAACGGTTATGCGAATCCAAGTGATGTGGAAAAAAAAGATATAGGTAATATTTCAGAAAAAACTGCCTGGAAAAAATATGCTATGTCCGGCCGCTTGAAAGATCCTAAAGTAAAGGCAGGAATCAATGTGTTTTTTCGAGGTGAAATTTGGGATATGGCAGCCAATGGAGATGCTTTTTTGTCTCTCGGTGGGAAACCAGTTTCGAACTTTGTAAAAGAAGAAAAAAACCAAGGAAGAATCTATGTACTCTTTCTCTAG
- a CDS encoding argininosuccinate synthase, protein MKEKPAPKKIVLAYSGGLDTSVILAWLKDTYGCEVVAFCADVGQKEELTGLEEKGKNTGASKVYIQDLRLEFARDFIFPAIRGNAIYEMRYLLGTSLARPLIAKAMAEVATKEGADAFSHGATGKGNDQVRFELTFKALSPNLQIIAPWRTWDFGGRADLIEYAKKKGIPVPVTAAKPYSMDRNLMHLSFEGGILEDPFNEPKEDMFILTVSPEKAPDKPTYLELDFENGDCVAIDGKKMNPLEVMETLNDLGGKNGVGRVDIVENRLVGIKSRGVYETPGGTILHIAHRDLESITLDRDTQHKKDELSQEFARYIYNGQWYSNQMNALRAYMDYTQKYVNGTVRVKLYKGNCTVVGRKSNKSLYNAGLSTFEKEELYNQYDAEGFINLYGLPMKEWARVNK, encoded by the coding sequence ATGAAAGAGAAACCTGCTCCCAAAAAAATCGTTCTCGCTTACTCCGGAGGACTCGATACTTCCGTCATCCTTGCTTGGTTGAAAGATACCTACGGTTGTGAAGTCGTTGCTTTTTGTGCCGATGTTGGTCAAAAAGAAGAACTTACCGGTCTGGAAGAAAAAGGAAAAAATACCGGAGCTTCTAAAGTTTACATCCAAGACTTACGTTTGGAATTTGCACGTGACTTTATTTTCCCTGCCATTCGCGGAAATGCAATTTATGAAATGCGTTATTTACTCGGAACTTCTCTCGCGCGTCCTCTCATTGCCAAAGCAATGGCAGAAGTTGCTACAAAAGAAGGAGCCGATGCTTTTTCTCATGGTGCTACCGGAAAAGGAAACGACCAAGTTCGATTTGAACTCACTTTCAAAGCTCTTTCGCCTAACTTACAAATCATTGCCCCTTGGAGAACTTGGGATTTTGGTGGCCGAGCTGATCTGATTGAATACGCAAAGAAAAAAGGAATTCCAGTTCCTGTAACAGCTGCTAAACCATACAGTATGGACAGAAACCTAATGCACCTTTCTTTTGAAGGGGGAATTTTAGAAGATCCATTCAACGAACCAAAAGAAGATATGTTTATCCTAACCGTATCTCCCGAAAAAGCTCCCGACAAACCAACTTACCTAGAATTGGATTTCGAAAATGGAGACTGTGTTGCTATCGATGGAAAAAAAATGAATCCACTCGAAGTGATGGAGACCCTAAATGATTTAGGTGGAAAAAACGGTGTAGGAAGAGTGGACATTGTCGAAAACCGACTTGTGGGAATCAAATCACGCGGAGTCTATGAAACTCCAGGTGGAACTATCCTTCACATTGCCCACCGCGATTTGGAATCCATCACACTGGATCGTGACACCCAACACAAAAAGGATGAACTCTCTCAAGAATTTGCTCGTTATATTTACAACGGCCAATGGTATTCCAACCAAATGAATGCTTTACGAGCTTACATGGACTACACTCAAAAATATGTCAATGGAACCGTTCGAGTGAAACTGTACAAGGGAAATTGCACGGTTGTCGGACGTAAATCCAACAAGTCTCTTTACAATGCAGGATTATCCACTTTCGAAAAAGAAGAATTGTACAACCAATACGATGCAGAAGGTTTTATCAACCTTTACGGACTTCCTATGAAAGAGTGGGCAAGGGTAAACAAATAA
- the coaD gene encoding pantetheine-phosphate adenylyltransferase, with the protein MKNIAVYPGSFDPFTNGHLDIIRRAHPLFEEIIIAVAINSKKSSLFSSEERVEMIGKVFKGWDKIKIDTFEGLTVDYCKEKNSRVILRGLRAVTDFDYEYAISLMNKKLAPEIETYFLMADNEYSFVSSTIVKEVARHGRAVSNQVPDVVGEALAKKFSA; encoded by the coding sequence ATGAAAAATATCGCCGTATATCCAGGTTCTTTTGATCCGTTCACCAACGGTCATCTCGACATTATCCGGCGAGCTCATCCGTTATTCGAAGAGATCATCATTGCTGTAGCCATTAACTCCAAAAAGTCTTCGCTTTTTTCTTCCGAGGAAAGAGTGGAGATGATTGGTAAGGTCTTTAAAGGTTGGGACAAAATTAAAATCGATACTTTTGAAGGCCTCACTGTAGATTATTGCAAAGAAAAGAACTCACGTGTCATTTTACGTGGGCTTCGTGCTGTTACAGATTTTGATTATGAATATGCGATTTCCCTAATGAATAAAAAATTAGCCCCAGAAATCGAAACTTATTTCTTAATGGCAGACAATGAATACTCATTTGTGTCCTCAACAATCGTCAAAGAAGTAGCAAGGCATGGTAGAGCAGTGTCCAACCAAGTCCCTGATGTTGTGGGTGAAGCTCTGGCTAAAAAATTTTCCGCTTAA